A genomic segment from Mustela lutreola isolate mMusLut2 chromosome 15, mMusLut2.pri, whole genome shotgun sequence encodes:
- the GPATCH8 gene encoding G patch domain-containing protein 8 isoform X3: protein MFRPTTVAVDEEGGEDDKDESATNSGTSAAATCGLGSEFSTDKGGPFTAVQITNTTGLAQAPGLASQGISFGIKNNLGTPLQKLGVSFSFAKKAPVKLESIASVFKDHAEEGTSEDGTKADEKGSDQGLQKMGDSDGNSNLDGKKEDEDPQDGGSLASTLSKLKRMKREEGAGAAEPEYYHYIPPAHCKVKPNFPFLLFMRASEQMEGDNSIHPKNALESKKSSSPKPKGCIKVAASQGAEKTVDEVPEQQTATSITEPSEPGSKAETKKASGGDVSEQNVESPSQKGSENQICESNPSKETCQIIAAGKESQEGPKHPTGPFFPVLSKDESTALQWPSELLIFTKAEPSISYSCNPLYFDFKLSRNKDARTKGTEKPKDAGGSSKDHLQGLDAGEPNKTKEGGENVEHSSGGRMDAPASGSGCSSLNKQEPGGSHGSETEDTGRSLPSKKERSGKSHRHKKKKKHKKSSKHKRKHKPDPEEKSSKTESGEKSKKRKKRKRKKNKSSAPADSERGPKPEPPGSGSPAPPRRRRRAQDASQRRPLPAEEGGSGKKDEGGGGGDSQDHGGRKHRGEPLTASCQRRASAKRSCRSGHRSRPSSGDEDSDDASSHRLHQKSPSQYSEEEEEEEDSGSEHSRSRSRSGRHHSSHRSSRRSYSSSSDASSDQSCYSRQRSYSDDSYSDYSDRSRRHSKRSHDSDDSDYASSKHRSKRHKYSSSDDDYSLSCSPSRSRSRSHTRERSRSRGRSRSSSCSRSRSKRRSRSTTAHSWQRSRSYSRDRSRSTRSPSQRSGSRKGSWGHESPEERRSGRRDFIRSKIYRSQSPHYFRSGRGEGPGKKEDGRGDDGKGTGPPSQNSSVGAGRGLEGDCSPEDKNSVTAKLLLEKIQSRKVERKPSVSEEVLATPNKAGLKLKDPPQGYFGPKLPPSLGNKPVLPLIGKLPATRKPNTKKCEESGLERGEEQEQSETEEGPPGGSDAPFGHQFPSEETSGPLSDPPPEEPKSEEATADHPVAPLGTPVHSDCYSGDPTISHNYLPDPSDGDTLESLDSGSQPGPVESSLLPIAPDLEHFPSYAPPSGDPSIESADGAEDASLAPLESQPITFTPEEMEKYSKLQQAAQQHIQQQLLAKQVKAFPASAALAPATPALQPIHIQQPATASATSITTVQHAILQHHAAAAAAAIGIHPHPHPQPLAQVHHIPQPHLTPISLSHLTHSIIPGHPATFLTSHPIHIIPASAIHPGPFTFHPVPHAALYPTLLAPRPAAAAATALHLHPLLHPIFSGQDLQHPPSHGT, encoded by the coding sequence ATGTTCAGACCAACCACGGTGGCTGTAGATGAAGAAGGTGGAGAGGATGATAAAGATGAATCAGCTACAAACAGTGGCACAAGTGCTGCTGCCACTTGTGGCCTGGGATCTGAATTCTCCACAGATAAAGGAGGCCCTTTCACTGCAGTACAAATCACTAATACCACTGGACTGGCACAGGCCCCTGGGTTAGCCTCCCAAGGCATCAGCTTTGGCATCAAGAATAATTTAGGGACTCCACTACAAAAATTGGGAGTGTCATTTTCCTTTGCCAAGAAGGCTCCTGTCAAACTCGAATCAATAGCATCAGTTTTCAAGGACCATGCAGAGGAAGGGACTTCTGAAGATGGAACAAAAGCTGATGAGAAGGGTTCTGACCAAGGACTGCAGAAGATGGGAGACTCTGACGGTAACAGTAATCTTGATggtaaaaaagaagatgaagaccCTCAGGATGGAGGGTCCCTTGCCTCGACGTTATCtaagttaaaaagaatgaagcGAGAAGAAGGAGCTGGGGCTGCAGAGCCAGAGTATTACCACTACATTCCCCCAGCACACTGCAAAGTAAAACCAAATTTCCCCTTCCTACTCTTTATGAGAGCCAGTGAACAAATGGAAGGTGATAATAGTATACACCCAAAGAATGCCCTAGAGAGCAAAAAAAGCAGTTCTCCCAAGCCTAAAGGCTGTATCAAGGTCGCAGCAAGCCAAGGAGCAGAGAAGACAGTTGATGAAGTCCCCGAGCAACAGACGGCAACCAGCATCACAGAGCCCTCAGAGCCTGGAAGCAAAGCTGAGACAAAAAAGGCCTCGGGAGGGGATGTAAGTGAGCAGAATGTAGAGAGTCCAAGTCAGAAGGGTTCAGAGAACCAAATATGCGAGTCGAACCCTTCTAAAGAAACCTGTCAGATCATCGCAGCAGGGAAAGAAAGCCAGGAGGGACCCAAACATCCTACTGGTCCCTTCTTTCCGGTTTTGAGCAAAGATGAAAGCACTGCCCTCCAGTGGCCATCAGAACTCTTAATTTTTACCAAGGCAGAACCCTCCATTTCATACAGTTGTAACCCTTTATACTTTGACTTTAAACTTTCAAGGAACAAAGATGCCAGAACTAAAGGGACAGAAAAACCAAAGGATGCAGGAGGCTCCTCAAAGGACCATCTCCAAGGCCTTGATGCTGGTGAGCCAAATAAAACCAAGGAGGGGGGAGAGAATGTAGAACATTCCTCGGGAGGCAGAATGGATGCACCTGCTTCAGGGTCTGGCTGTAGCAGTCTGAATAAGCAGGAACCTGGGGGAAGCCATGGGTCAGAGACAGAGGACACAGGGAGGAGCCTTCCTAGCAAGAAAGAACGGTCTGGGAAGTCCCACcgacacaaaaagaaaaagaagcacaaaAAGTCAAGCAAACACAAACGGAAACACAAGCCTGACCCAGAAGAGAAAAGCTCTAAGACAGAGTCTGGGGAAAAGTCTAAGAAGCGCAAGAAACGAAAACGAAAGAAGAATAAGTCATCAGCTCCGGCAGATTCTGAACGGGGACCCAAACCAGAACCCCCTGGGAGTGGTAGCCCTGCACCGCCCAGACGACGGCGGCGAGCTCAAGACGCTTCCCAGCGGAGGCCCCTCCCAGCTGAAGAGGGGGGCAGTGGCAAAAAGGAtgaaggtgggggtggtggcGACTCGCAGGATCACGGTGGCCGGAAACACAGAGGTGAGCCTCTGACTGCATCCTGCCAGCGAAGAGCTAGCGCCAAACGGAGCTGCCGGTCCGGCCACCGGAGTCGCCCCAGTAGTGGAGATGAGGACAGTGATGACGCTTCATCGCACCGGCTACACCAAAAGTCTCCATCCCAGTACagcgaggaggaggaagaggaggaagactcAGGCAGTGAGCATTCCCGTAGCCGCTCCCGGTCGGGCCGACACCATTCCTCACACCGTTCTTCCCGGCGTTCTTACTCAAGTAGCTCAGATGCTTCTTCAGACCAGAGCTGCTACAGTAGACAGCGCAGCTACTCTGATGACAGCTACAGCGACTATAGTGACCGATCTCGAAGGCACTCCAAGCGCTCCCATGACTCTGACGACTCCGACTACGCCAGCTCCAAGCACCGGTCCAAACGGCACAAATACTCCTCTTCCGATGATGACTACAGCCTCAGTTGCAGCCCGTCCCGGAGCCGCTCTCGGAGTCACACCAGGGAGCGCTCGCGGTCCCGGGGCCGCAGCCGCAGCAGCAGCTGTAGCCGCAGCCGGAGCAAGCGGAGAAGCCGCAGCACCACGGCCCACAGCTGGCAGCGGAGCCGAAGCTACAGCCGTGACCGCAGCCGCAGCACCAGGAGCCCTTCCCAGAGATCGGGTTCCAGGAAGGGGTCATGGGGTCACGAAAGCCCCGAGGAAAGACGTTCTGGTCGTCGAGACTTCATCCGCTCTAAAATCTACCGCTCCCAGTCTCCCCACTATTTTCGATCAGGCCGGGGAGAAGGTCCCGGGAAGAaagaagatggcagaggagaCGATGGCAAAGGGACAGGCCCACCGTCCCAGAACAGCAGTGTTGGTGCAGGAAGGGGGTTAGAAGGTGACTGTAGCCCCGAAGACAAGAACTCTGTCACTGCCAAGCTGCTGCTGGAGAAGATCCAGTCAAGGAAAGTAGAGAGGAAACCTAGTGTGAGCGAGGAGGTGCTGGCCACCCCTAATAAAGCCGGGCTCAAACTCAAGGACCCCCCACAAGGTTACTTTGGGCCCAAGCTCCCCCCGTCTCTTGGCAATAAGCCTGTCCTTCCACTGATAGGGAAGCTCCCAGCTACCCGAAAGCCCAACACCAAGAAATGTGAAGAGTCTGGCTTAGAAAGAGGGGAAGAGCAAGAACAGTCAGAGACAGAAGAAGGGCCTCCAGGGGGTAGCGATGCCCCATTTGGACATCAGTTCCCTTCAGAGGAAACATCTGGCCCCTTATCAGACCCACCCCCAGAAGAGCCAAAGTCTGAGGAAGCTACTGCTGATCACCCTGTGGCTCCACTAGGCACCCCAGTGCACTCGGACTGCTATTCCGGGGACCCCACCATCTCCCATAACTACCTCCCTGACCCCAGCGACGGGGACACCCTAGAGTCCTTGGATAGTGGCAGTCAGCCAGGCCCTGTGGAATCCAGCTTGCTGCCTATAGCGCCAGACCTTGAGCACTTCCCCAGTTATGCACCTCCCAGTGGGGATCCTAGTATTGAGTCGGCTGATGGGGCTGAGGATGCTTCTCTGGCCCCACTGGAGAGCCAGCCCATCACTTTCACCCCCGAGGAGATGGAGAAGTACAGCAAGCTCCAGCAAGCCGCACAGCAGCACATCCAGCAGCAGCTTCTGGCTAAGCAAGTGAAGGCCTTCCCCGCCTCGGCTGCCCTGGCCCCAGCCACTCCGGCCCTGCAGCCCATCCACATCCAGCAGCCAGCCACAGCCTCTGCCACCTCCATCACGACTGTCCAGCATGCCATCCTGCAGCATCACGCGGCGGCAGCTGCTGCTGCCATTGGAATCCACCCCCACCCGCATCCCCAGCCACTTGCCCAAGTACATCATATTCCCCAGCCCCACCTAACCCCCATTTCCTTGTCCCACCTCACTCACTCAATCATCCCTGGTCACCCTGCCACCTTTCTCACTAGCCATCCCATCCATATCATTCCCGCCTCAGCCATTCATCCTGGGCCCTTCACCTTCCATCCTGTCCCGCATGCCGCCCTCTACCCTACCCTGCTTGCTCCACGGCCTGCTGCGGCAGCTGCCACCGCCCTCCATCTTCACCCACTACTTCACCCCATCTTCTCAGGTCAGGACCTGCAGCACCCGCCTAGCCATGGCACATGA